The window ATTCGTACCTATATCGCGAGTTAAGTTTCCTTTTGATAACATTAGTTCTTTAAATTTTTCTTCTGTTATATTAGAGTTTTTCGTGACGAAATTTATTACCCTTTCTTGCATTTTATCTAAATATTCAAATGTTTGAGGTACGCCAATTACAAGTCCTGTTAATCTAACAGGGTGTATGGTCATGGTTGCTGATTCAGCAATAATGGAATAATCGCAAGAAACCGCTATCGGGACGCCGATGGAGTGACCCCCACCTAATACTAATGAAACGGTAGGTTTTGATAAGGACGCTAACATCTCAGATATTGCTAATCCAGCCTCTACATCTCCTCCCACAGTATTTAAAATAACAAGAAGCCCTTCAATTTTAGGGTTTTGTTCAATCGCAACAATTTGTGGAATGACATGTTCATATTTTGTTGTTTTATTTTGTGGAGGTAATTGAACATGTCCTTCGATTTGGCCTACAATCGTTAAACAGTGTATTTTTGAGTCTTGAGGTAATGATGCAACATTTGTTTGTCCAAGTTGTTGAATTTTATTTACAATTGAGTCTTTACCTGCGTCTTGTTTATTTGGTTCTGCTTGTGGTTGATTGGAAGAGTATGTATGTTCGTTACTCATAATTATATGAACCCCTTTCGCCTTTTACTTTTACATGCTCTTTTTATTATCCACCACTTAAATAAAATCATTCTATAACTGAGTAAGTTTCATCATGTATGACTAATATGAGATTAATTCAACTTAAGAAAATAGAAAAAAGAGGTTATCTTAAATACTAATGTCTTTAAGATAACCTCTTAACATATTAGACTTCCATGATGATAGGTAAAATCATCGGACGGCGTTTTGTTTTTTCGTAAAAGTACTGGTTTAATGATTCTCTAATACTTAATTTCATTGAAGACCATTCAATTACTTTTTCTGTTACACTTTTTCCTACTATATCTGTAACAATTTCATTCGCTTTTTCGATTAATTGTTCCGATTCTCTTACATAAACAAAGCCTCTTGAAATAATTTCCGGTCCTGCGACGATTGCTTTTTGAGCTTTGCTAATTGTCACAACAACGATTAAGATGCCGTCTTGAGATAATAATCTTCTATCTCTTAACACAATGTTTCCTACATCGCCAACACCAAGACCATCAATTAAAACATTTCCTGCATAAATTTTCGGTCCAAACTTAGCCAAACCATTAGAAAATTCAATTACATCACCTTTATCAACAAGGAAGATGTCATCATCCTGTATGCCAGTAGTTTCGGCAAGCTTTGATAGGGCGATTTGCATTTTAAATTCACCTTGAATAGGTAAAAGGTACTTTGGCTTTATTAAATTTAGCATTAATTTTAATTCTTCTTGGTATGCATGTCCAGATACGTGTATTTTTTTATGCTTACCAATAATTGTTGCACCAACACGCCCTAGTTGATCTACCACTTTAGATACTGTCAGTTCCGTACCAGGAATTGGAGAAGCCGCAAGCATTACTGTATCATTTTCTTTAATTTCAACATATTTATGTGTGCCTCTTGCCATCTTTTGTAACGACATTAACATTTGAGTATGTGTTCCAACTGTTAAAACAACAATTTCATCGTCATTCATTTTATTAATTTGTTGAATTGGTACTATTACCTCTTCTGGAATATCTAAATAACCTAAGTCAATAGCGATGTCTAACATTTTGCTTGAAGGATGATTTAAAATAACTAACTTGCGATTTGTTAGTACAGTAGATTCAACGACTTGTTGAATACGTTGAATATTTGTTGCTAAGCAAGCTACAAATACGCGAGATTTTGTATTATATAATACATCCGCTATCTCTTGTTTCACAATTGATTCAGAAATATTATTCCCTGGCTTTTCTGCATTCGTGCTATCGCATAATAAACATAGAACTCCCTTATTTCCGATGTTTGCAATAGTACCTAAATCAGATGCGTGTCTAACTTGTGATTGATCAAATTTAAAATCACCAGTATGTACAATTGCGCCTTGACTAGTATGGAAACATATTCCCACTGAATCTGGGATACTATGATTCGTTCTAAAAAATGAAACTTCTATATTTTTGAAAGATAAGTGGCTATCTTGATTTACTTCCATAAATTTAATGCTACCTAAGCTTGTACCACTCTGTTTTACAACTTCTTTAGCAAGGGCTATTGTTAATTTCGTCCCATAAACCGGTGCTTGTATTTTTCTTAAAACATATCCTAACCCACCAATATGGTCCTCGTGACCATGTGTTAAGAAGATTGCCTTCACTTTTTCTTTATGGTCTTCTAAATAAGATATATCAGGAATAACCATATCAATACCTAACATACTATCTTCTGGAATCATTACTCCTGAGTCTACAACATATATGTTGTCTCCTACTTCTAGTACATACATATTTTTCCCTACTTCGCCAACTCCGCCTAGGGAAAAAACTTTTATTTTCTCTTGTGTACTCATCATCATATTCATTTCCTCCTGAATCTACAAAAAATCCCAACACAAATAAATTACCGTAGTGAAAGAAACACCGATAACCATATTAATAGAAGTTAAATATTTTTTTATTAATCCGCTCCAGTCACTTGTTCATATTATATCTTATGCAAGAATTGGAATACAAGAAATTTAATGTTAAACAGAAAATTAACCTATTAAAACTTATTAAGATTATGTATGAAGAAAGGTGTTGTACGAATGTACAACACCTTTAAACAATATTTTAATTTAATGGTTGTGTTAAAGTTTGCTGTTGATTTCCGTGCAAGGCTTCGCTTTCCGCGGGCGGGTCTAGGTCTAGCGGCTGTGGGGTCTCCCGTTCCCCGCTTATCCCGCAGGAGTCTCAGCCTTTCACGGAAATCAACAGGTATTAGTATTTAATTATTAACACTAAGCTTTAACATAACTATTTTAATAACGATGCTACGAAGTTTCTTTCTGATTCTGTTAATGGTACAAGTGGTAGTCTTACACCGCCAACGTCCATTCCTTTTATCTGTAGTGCCGTTTTAACAGGTGTTGGACTTGGAGCGCTAAATAGTCCATTCATTAATGGTAAAAGCTTTTGATGTAGCTTTGCTGCTTTTTGAAGCTCACTGTTTT is drawn from Bacillus alkalisoli and contains these coding sequences:
- a CDS encoding ribonuclease J; the encoded protein is MNMMMSTQEKIKVFSLGGVGEVGKNMYVLEVGDNIYVVDSGVMIPEDSMLGIDMVIPDISYLEDHKEKVKAIFLTHGHEDHIGGLGYVLRKIQAPVYGTKLTIALAKEVVKQSGTSLGSIKFMEVNQDSHLSFKNIEVSFFRTNHSIPDSVGICFHTSQGAIVHTGDFKFDQSQVRHASDLGTIANIGNKGVLCLLCDSTNAEKPGNNISESIVKQEIADVLYNTKSRVFVACLATNIQRIQQVVESTVLTNRKLVILNHPSSKMLDIAIDLGYLDIPEEVIVPIQQINKMNDDEIVVLTVGTHTQMLMSLQKMARGTHKYVEIKENDTVMLAASPIPGTELTVSKVVDQLGRVGATIIGKHKKIHVSGHAYQEELKLMLNLIKPKYLLPIQGEFKMQIALSKLAETTGIQDDDIFLVDKGDVIEFSNGLAKFGPKIYAGNVLIDGLGVGDVGNIVLRDRRLLSQDGILIVVVTISKAQKAIVAGPEIISRGFVYVRESEQLIEKANEIVTDIVGKSVTEKVIEWSSMKLSIRESLNQYFYEKTKRRPMILPIIMEV
- a CDS encoding ClpP family protease; this encodes MSNEHTYSSNQPQAEPNKQDAGKDSIVNKIQQLGQTNVASLPQDSKIHCLTIVGQIEGHVQLPPQNKTTKYEHVIPQIVAIEQNPKIEGLLVILNTVGGDVEAGLAISEMLASLSKPTVSLVLGGGHSIGVPIAVSCDYSIIAESATMTIHPVRLTGLVIGVPQTFEYLDKMQERVINFVTKNSNITEEKFKELMLSKGNLTRDIGTNVVGADAVEYGLIDHVGGVGDAIRKLNEMIDERQVQEEQMIQ